A region of Carassius auratus strain Wakin chromosome 41, ASM336829v1, whole genome shotgun sequence DNA encodes the following proteins:
- the LOC113059158 gene encoding tropomodulin-4, with product MSKSDPRDIDEDAILRGLSAEELDQLEYELQEMDPENAMLPAGFRQRDHTKKSPTGPFDRFALMDYLEKEAMDHKDRDDLVPFTGEKRGKAFVPKPGTGQIPVEEQITLEPELEEALKNATDAEMCDIAAILGMYTLMSNKQYYDALNTTGKIANTEGINSVVKPDVYKVYPEEPPNDTDVEETLRCIQKNDSRVEEVNLNNIPDIPIPTLKAIFEAMKKNTHVLSLSIAGTRSNDPVAHAIAEMLQSNTTLQSLNIESNFITAQGMMAIIKALEENSTLTEIKIDNQRQKLGDSVEMEIASMLENNPSIIKIGYHFTQQGPRARAAIAITRNNDILRQQRVR from the exons ATGTCTAAGAGCGATCCCCGAGACATTGACGAGGATGCCATCCTCAGGGGCCTCAGCGCCGAAGAGCTGGATCAGCTGGAGTATGAACTACAGGAGATGGACCCTGAG AATGCCATGCTTCCAGCCGGGTTCCGTCAGCGCGACCATACCAAGAAAAGTCCCACAGGCCCCTTTGATCGCTTCGCCCTGATGGATTACCTGGAGAAGGAGGCCATGGACCATAAGGACAGAGACGACCTGGTGCCCTTTACAGGGGAGAAGAGAG GTAAAGCCTTTGTCCCTAAACCAGGAACAGGACAAATCCCTGTGGAGGAACAGATCACTCTGGAACCTGAGCTGGAGGAAGCACTGAAGAATGCAACAGATGCTGAAATGTGTGACATTGCAG CCATCCTGGGAATGTACACACTCATGAGCAACAAGCAATATTATGATGCCCTGAACACCACCGGCAAGATTGCTAACACTGAAGGCATCAACA GTGTGGTGAAACCAGATGTGTATAAGGTCTATCCTGAAGAGCCTCCTAATGACACAGACGTAGAGGAAACTCTGCGCTGCATCCAAAAAAACGACAGCAGAGTGGAGGAGGTCAACCTTAACAATATCCCG GACATTCCCATCCCAACCCTGAAAGCGATTTTTGAGGCTATGAAGAAAAACACACATGTGCTTAGCCTCAGCATCGCTGGGACACGCAGTAATGACCCTGTGGCCCAT GCTATAGCTGAGATGTTACAGTCCAACACTACCCTGCAGAGCCTCAACATTGAGTCCAACTTCATTACTGCACAAGGCATGATGGCCATCATCAAGGCACTGGAGGAAAACTCCACCCTGACTGAGATCAAGATCGACAACCAA AGACAGAAACTAGGCGACTCAGTTGAGATGGAGATTGCATCCATGTTGGAGAACAACCCCAGCATCATAAAGATTGGTTATCACTTCACTCAGCAGGGCCCGCGTGCAAGAGCCGCGATAGCCATCACCAGAAACAATGATATCC TTCGTCAGCAGAGAGTAAGATGA
- the LOC113059159 gene encoding lysM and putative peptidoglycan-binding domain-containing protein 1-like isoform X2, which yields MSSDHSASLAGTHGLLRGQRTRSYGSLVSSSLSPVRQRRIKHKVQPGDTLQGLSLKYGVSMEQIKRANRLYTNDSIFLKESLFIPVLTESVSFTNGVELTEDETSPAQIHTEISNEIPKSQTDSRCEANADLSPVEYLKKIDGLINQSKQAAVKTCHEGEKQSEKKSAFSTQLKLLSKRQNM from the exons ATGTCCTCCGATCACTCCGCGTCACTGGCCGGTACTCACGGCCTCCTCCGCGGCCAGCGCACCCGGTCCTACGGTAGCCTCGTGTCCTCTTCATTATCACCCGTTAGACAAAGGCGAATTAAACATAAAGTCCAGCCCGGTGATACTTTGCAAGGACTGTCATTGAAATATGGCGTGTCT ATGGAGCAAATAAAAAGGGCAAACAGACTGTACACAAATGATTCAATATTCCTGAAGGAGTCCCTCTTCATCCCCGTCCTGACGGAGTCTGTGTCATTCACAAATGGAGTGGAGTTGACCGAAGATGAGACAAGTCcagcacagatacacacagagaTTTCTAATGAGATCCCCAAAAGCCAAACAGACTCTAGATGTGAAGCGAATGCTGATCTGTCACCAGTGGAGTACCTGAAAAAGATAGACGGCTTGATCAATCAGTCCAAACAAGCAGCTGTGAAGACCTGCCACGAGGGAGAGAAACA atctgaaaaaaaatctgcattctCAACTCAACTTAAGCTACTGTCCAAGAGACAAAACATGTAA
- the LOC113059159 gene encoding lysM and putative peptidoglycan-binding domain-containing protein 1-like isoform X1: MSSDHSASLAGTHGLLRGQRTRSYGSLVSSSLSPVRQRRIKHKVQPGDTLQGLSLKYGVSMEQIKRANRLYTNDSIFLKESLFIPVLTESVSFTNGVELTEDETSPAQIHTEISNEIPKSQTDSRCEANADLSPVEYLKKIDGLINQSKQAAVKTCHEGEKQFSSMEQLHHSNPTSDRASSQHAVLGAVPITITRRTRNLRDREDEIFQL; this comes from the exons ATGTCCTCCGATCACTCCGCGTCACTGGCCGGTACTCACGGCCTCCTCCGCGGCCAGCGCACCCGGTCCTACGGTAGCCTCGTGTCCTCTTCATTATCACCCGTTAGACAAAGGCGAATTAAACATAAAGTCCAGCCCGGTGATACTTTGCAAGGACTGTCATTGAAATATGGCGTGTCT ATGGAGCAAATAAAAAGGGCAAACAGACTGTACACAAATGATTCAATATTCCTGAAGGAGTCCCTCTTCATCCCCGTCCTGACGGAGTCTGTGTCATTCACAAATGGAGTGGAGTTGACCGAAGATGAGACAAGTCcagcacagatacacacagagaTTTCTAATGAGATCCCCAAAAGCCAAACAGACTCTAGATGTGAAGCGAATGCTGATCTGTCACCAGTGGAGTACCTGAAAAAGATAGACGGCTTGATCAATCAGTCCAAACAAGCAGCTGTGAAGACCTGCCACGAGGGAGAGAAACA gtttTCATCTATGGAGCAGCTCCATCACAGCAATCCGACATCTGACAGAGCATCCTCCCAGCATGCCGTTTTGGGAGCTGTTCCCATTACAATCACCAGACGGACCAGGAATCTGAGGGATAGGGAGGATGAGATCTTCCAGCTCTGA
- the LOC113059160 gene encoding tumor necrosis factor, alpha-induced protein 8-like protein 2 B, whose product MEAFSSKDMVLKAQKKMLSQMANKTTVQMFIDETSSEILDELYRVSKEYTGNRSEAQKVVKDLIKVVVKIAVLFKHNRFNDEELKMAQDFQKKLHQGAMTAISFNEVDFTFDKAVMSEILKESRDMLLKLVNTHLTAKSHGRINHVFNHYADPELLTELYNPSGPLKPHLTKICNGLNKLLEDGTL is encoded by the exons ATGGAGGCGTTCAGCTCCAAGGACATGGTGCTCAAGGCCCAGAAAAAGATGCTGAGCCAAATGGCCAACAAGACTACAGTGCAGATGTTCATCGATGAAACCAGCAGCGAGATTCTAGATGAGCTTTACCGTGTGTCAAAGGAGTACACTGGGAACCGCTCAGAGGCCCAGAAAGTGGTGAAAGACCTCATTAAAGTGGTGGTGAAGATAGCTGTCCTTTTCAAGCACAATCGATTCAATGATGAGGAGCTAAAGATGGCCCAGGATTTCCAAAAGAAACTGCACCAGGGAGCCATGACGGCCATCAGCTTCAACGAG GTAGATTTCACCTTTGACAAAGCGGTTATGTCAGAGATCCTGAAAGAAAGTAGAGACATGCTTCTGAAGCTTGTAAACACTCACCTCACAGCAAAATCCCACGGACGCATCAACCACGTCTTCAACCATTACGCTGACCCTGAGCTCCTCACCGAGCTTTACAACCCATCCGGGCCTCTCAAACCCCACCTCACCAAAATCTGCAACGGGCTTAACAAACTGCTGGAGGACGGGACGTTATGA